The Chlorocebus sabaeus isolate Y175 chromosome 16, mChlSab1.0.hap1, whole genome shotgun sequence genome window below encodes:
- the LOC103243380 gene encoding amine oxidase [copper-containing] 3-like translates to MAVFIILSLFSVLVTGIGEGGAGSEKGGERECKLNQLLHCPSISPSAQPWTHPGQSQLFADLSREELTAVMHFLTQRLGPGLVDAAQARPSDNCVFSVELQLPPKAAALAHLDRGSPPPAREALAIVFFGRQPQPNVSELVVGPLPHPSYMRDVTVERHGGPLPYHRRPVLFREYLDIDQMIFDRELPQASGLLHHCCFYKRRGRNLVTMNTAPRGLQSGDRATWFGLYYNISGAGFFLHPVGLELLVNHKALDPARWTIQKVFYQGRYYDSLAQLEAQFEAGLVNVVLIPNNGTGGSWSLKSPVPPGPTPPLQFHPQGPRFSVQGSRVASSLWTFSFGLGAFSGPRIFDVRFQGERVAYEVSVQEALAIYGGNSPSALRSRYIDSGFGLGHFSTPLTRGVDCPYLATYVDWHFLFESQAAKTIRDAFCVFEHNQGLPLRRHHSGFYSHYFGGLAETVLVVRSVSTMLNYDYVWDTVFHPNGAIEVRLHTTGYISSAFPFGAAQRYGNKVSEHTMGTAHTHTAHFKVDLDVAGLENWVWAEDTAFVPMAVPWSPEHQMQRMEVTRKLLETEEQATFPMGGATPRYLYLASNHSNKWGHPRGYRIQVRSFSGEPLPQNSSMERGFSWGRYQLAVTQRKEEEPSSTSIYNLNDPWTPTVDFTDFINNETIAGQDLVAWVTAGFLHIPHAEDIPNTVTVGNSVGFFLRPYNFFDEDPSFYSADSVHFRGDQDAGACEVNPLACLPQAAACAPDLPAFFHGGFSHN, encoded by the exons ATGGCTGTCTTCATTATTTTGTCCCTGTTTAGTGTTCTGGTGACAGGCATAGGTGAAGGCGGGGCTGGGAGTGAGAAAGGAGGTGAGAGGGAATGTAAGCTGAACCAGCTTCTCCATTGCCCCTCTATATCTCCCAGTGCCCAGCCTTGGACACACCCTGGCCAGAGCCAGCTGTTTGCAGACCTGAGCCGAGAGGAGCTGACAGCTGTGATGCACTTTCTGACCCAGCGACTGGGGCCAGGGCTGGTGGATGCGGCCCAGGCCCGGCCCTCGGACAACTGTGTCTTCTCAGTGGAGCTACAGTTGCCTCCCAAGGCTGCAGCCCTGGCTCACCTGGACAGGGGGAGCCCCCCACCTGCCCGGGAGGCACTGGCCATTGTCTTCTTTGGCAGGCAACCCCAGCCCAACGTGAGTGAGCTGGTGGTGGGGCCACTGCCTCACCCTTCCTACATGCGGGACGTGACCGTGGAGCGTCATGGAGGCCCCCTGCCCTATCACCGACGCCCCGTGCTGTTCCGAGAGTACCTGGACATAGACCAGATGATCTTCGACAGAGAGCTGCCCCAGGCTTCTGGGCTTCTCCACCACTGTTGCTTCTACAAGCGCCGGGGACGGAACCTGGTGACAATGAACACGGCTCCCCGTGGTCTGCAATCAGGGGACCGGGCCACTTGGTTTGGCCTCTACTACAACATCTCAGGGGCTGGGTTCTTCCTGCACCCCGTGGGCTTGGAGCTGCTAGTGAACCACAAGGCCCTGGACCCTGCCCGTTGGACCATCCAGAAGGTGTTCTATCAAGGCCGCTACTACGACAGCTTGGCCCAGCTGGAGGCCCAGTTTGAGGCCGGCCTTGTGAACGTGGTGCTGATCCCAAACAATGGCACAGGTGGGTCCTGGTCCCTGAAGTCCCCTGTGCCCCCCGGTCCAACTCCCCCTCTGCAGTTCCATCCCCAGGGCCCCCGCTTCAGTGTCCAGGGAAGTCGAGTGGCCTCCTCACTGTGGACTTTCTCCTTTGGCCTTGGAGCATTCAGTGGCCCAAGGATCTTTGACGTTCGCTTCCAAGGGGAGAGGGTGGCCTATGAAGTCAGTGTCCAGGAGGCCTTGGCCATCTATGGAGGCAATTCTCCTTCTGCTCTACGAAGCCGGTACATAGATAGTGGCTTTGGCTTGGGCCACTTCTCCACGCCCCTGACCCGTGGGGTGGACTGCCCCTACCTGGCCACTTATGTGGACTGGCACTTCCTTTTCGAGTCCCAGGCCGCCAAGACAATACGTGATGCCTTTTGTGTATTTGAACACAACCAGGGCCTCCCCCTGCGGCGACACCACTCAGGTTTCTACTCCCACTACTTTGGGGGCCTTGCAGAAACGGTGCTGGTCGTCAGATCTGTGTCCACTATGCTCAACTATGACTATGTGTGGGATACAGTCTTCCACCCTAATGGGGCCATAGAAGTCAGACTCCACACCACCGGCTACATCAGCTCAGCATTCCCCTTTGGTGCTGCCCAGAGGTATGGGAACAAAGTTTCAGAGCACACCATGGGCACGGCCCACACCCACACCGCCCACTTCAAGGTGGACCTGGATGTAGCAG GACTAGAGAACTGGGTCTGGGCCGAGGATACGGCCTTTGTCCCCATGGCTGTGCCGTGGAGCCCTGAGCACCAGATGCAGAGGATGGAGGTGACCCGGAAGCTGCTGGAGACGGAGGAACAGGCCACCTTCCCCATGGGAGGTGCCACCCCTCGCTACCTGTACCTGGCCAGCAACCACAGCAACAAGTGGGGTCACCCCCGGGGCTACCGCATCCAGGTGCGCAGCTTTTCTGGGGAGCCGCTACCCCAGAACAGCTCCATGGAGAGAGGCTTCAGCTGGGGGAG GTACCAGCTGGCGGTAACCCAGCGGAAGGAGGAGGAGCCCAGTAGCACCAGCATCTACAATTTGAATGACCCTTGGACACCCACTGTGGACTTCACTGACTTCATCAACAATGAGACCATTGCAGGGCAG GACTTGGTGGCCTGGGTGACAGCTGGTTTTCTGCACATCCCACATGCAGAGGACATTCCTAACACGGTGACTGTGGGGAACAGTGTGGGCTTCTTCCTCCGACCCTACAACTTCTTTGACGAAGACCCCTCCTTCTACTCTGCCGACTCCGTCCACTTCCGAGGGGACCAGGATGCTGGGGCCTGTGAGGTCAACCCCCTAGCTTGCCTGCCCCAGGCTGCTGCCTGTGCTCCCGACCTCCCTGCCTTCTTCCATGGGGGCTTCTCTCACAACTAG